A window from Hemicordylus capensis ecotype Gifberg chromosome 2, rHemCap1.1.pri, whole genome shotgun sequence encodes these proteins:
- the RNF222 gene encoding RING finger protein 222 isoform X2, with the protein MSESKISKETPPATSAECPVCYETFRSPKVSRRMLSCGHTFCHDCLVKCLMASQENGRLPNSLICPICRFVTLLCRKRACWPSKPAPTPQAQELPLSPASLPCGMSLEPANTLVVPGHVLIPLHGYDSPQSVCGCPRMNPMVQPGGFEQGSQIFIISQCGMPLMGENYVIVAQEGNMEALGATRSQSSLGMGCFQSPIMLAILLVSTVALLGAVVPWLL; encoded by the coding sequence ATGTCTGAGAGCAAAATCAGCAAGGAAACTCCTCCTGCCACCTCAGCTGAGTGTCCTGTATGCTATGAGACATTTCGGTCTCCAAAAGTATCGCGCCGGATGCTGAGCTGTGGGCACACCTTTTGCCATGACTGTCTGGTCAAGTGTCTGATGGCATCACAGGAAAATGGCCGGCTCCCGAACAGCCTCATATGCCCCATCTGTCGCTTTGTGACTTTGCTCTGCAGGAAGAGGGCCTGCTGGCCTTCCAAGCCAGCCCCAACCCCTCAGGCTCAGGAGTTACCACTTTCACCCGCCTCACTGCCCTGTGGAATGTCCCTGGAGCCAGCAAACACGTTGGTGGTGCCTGGCCATGTCCTGATCCCGTTGCATGGCTATGACAGCCCCCAGAGTGTGTGCGGCTGCCCTCGAATGAACCCGATGGTGCAGCCTGGTGGCTTTGAGCAGGGATCCCAGATCTTCATTATCAGTCAGTGTGGCATGCCTTTGATGGGAGAGAACTATGTTATTGTGGCTCAAGAAGGCAACATGGAAGCTCTAGGAGCAACAAGATCCCAGAGCTCTTTAGGAATGGGCTGCTTCCAGTCGCCCATTATGCTGGCCATTTTACTTGTCTCCACTGTTGCTCTGTTGGGGGCTGTGGTCCCCTGGCTGTTGTGA
- the RNF222 gene encoding RING finger protein 222 isoform X1, with amino-acid sequence MIHPADAPGYIASWVQRVIQKTGMSESKISKETPPATSAECPVCYETFRSPKVSRRMLSCGHTFCHDCLVKCLMASQENGRLPNSLICPICRFVTLLCRKRACWPSKPAPTPQAQELPLSPASLPCGMSLEPANTLVVPGHVLIPLHGYDSPQSVCGCPRMNPMVQPGGFEQGSQIFIISQCGMPLMGENYVIVAQEGNMEALGATRSQSSLGMGCFQSPIMLAILLVSTVALLGAVVPWLL; translated from the coding sequence CCAGTTGGGTACAGCGTGTGATCCAGAAGACAGGGATGTCTGAGAGCAAAATCAGCAAGGAAACTCCTCCTGCCACCTCAGCTGAGTGTCCTGTATGCTATGAGACATTTCGGTCTCCAAAAGTATCGCGCCGGATGCTGAGCTGTGGGCACACCTTTTGCCATGACTGTCTGGTCAAGTGTCTGATGGCATCACAGGAAAATGGCCGGCTCCCGAACAGCCTCATATGCCCCATCTGTCGCTTTGTGACTTTGCTCTGCAGGAAGAGGGCCTGCTGGCCTTCCAAGCCAGCCCCAACCCCTCAGGCTCAGGAGTTACCACTTTCACCCGCCTCACTGCCCTGTGGAATGTCCCTGGAGCCAGCAAACACGTTGGTGGTGCCTGGCCATGTCCTGATCCCGTTGCATGGCTATGACAGCCCCCAGAGTGTGTGCGGCTGCCCTCGAATGAACCCGATGGTGCAGCCTGGTGGCTTTGAGCAGGGATCCCAGATCTTCATTATCAGTCAGTGTGGCATGCCTTTGATGGGAGAGAACTATGTTATTGTGGCTCAAGAAGGCAACATGGAAGCTCTAGGAGCAACAAGATCCCAGAGCTCTTTAGGAATGGGCTGCTTCCAGTCGCCCATTATGCTGGCCATTTTACTTGTCTCCACTGTTGCTCTGTTGGGGGCTGTGGTCCCCTGGCTGTTGTGA